The Nodosilinea sp. PGN35 genomic sequence GCACCGCAATCTGCATGGTCTCACCCTCAGGGTCGTCGTAGTTCAGCGGCACCTCTAGGCGACCACATTCAAACGGATCGACGTACAGTTGTGCTTCGATTGCAGTGGTTGCAAAGCCTTCGCAGGAGCCGAACGTCAACTCTTGGTTGTAAAATTGCCCCAGTTCTGCCCCTGGTGCCGGGGCTGACTGTGTCAATGCGGCAGGTGACCCAGCGAGGACAAGCAACATCACTGCTGTGCCTGTTAATAAGCGCCTGACGTAGGTCTTGGGAACGCGCATAATTCTCCTCCTAATGGAAGCTATTGGTCTTGAGTCGTACGTGAGTTGCTCACGATTTCGTGAGCTGTTAGAAGAAACTTGATACAGGGTGTTTAACGCTTTAACTGTGGCGAAGATTCGAGATCACCCAACCCCTGTTCGTGCTCGGCGGGCTTGAGGAGATGCCTCAGCCGATCAGGGCCAGCACGGCATGAACCGTCAGGTGGGCGATCATGGCGGACTCTAGCCCGTAGCGCCAGAATAAATACCCCGCAACTACTGCAAACAAAGCATTTTGGATTAGCAAGAACCCCACTAGGGCTGGGGTTAAGGGCAGGCCTAGGGCGATCGCAGCGGGCAAGTGGGCCACAGCAAACCCTAGGGAGGAGACGACAATGGCGACGACCACCCATTGGGTCTGGGGTTTACCCTGGCGCTGCTGCCCAAATCGCCAGCCCAGCCAGAGCAGCAGCGTCATCAGTCCCCAGCGGATCAAAATTTCTTCGGTGATACCGCCGTAGAGAAATCGCACCAGCAGCGGTGTAGGCTCAGCCGCTCCATAGGCGGGTGGCAGCAGCGGGCGAGACAGCAGGGCGATCGCCGTCAGCAGTGCGCCGCTGATCAACCCACCCACCACGCCGGGCAATAGTTGAGGAACCATGGCTTGCCGCCACGATCGCCCAGCGGCCAGCGCCTCTGCCCCCGGTGCCCTTAGCCCTAACCGGTGGGTCAAGAGCACGCCTATCAGCACCGCCACCGACAGCAAAACCGTGGGCTGCACCAGCACTAGCAGCCTGACCACGGCGACAGGTGGGGCACCCTCTGGGAGCAAGGGCAACGGCACCAACACCAGGGATATCACCCCAGCCATGCCTGCCAACCACAGCAGCCCAAACAGTCGCAGCCTAGAGTCTTTATGTTTAACCATGGCTTTATCCTCAACGTCATTCCAGAATTGTTTTCAAGCGTTTGCGATTTTGTGGTCATAGGGTGCAGGTCGCTCCTTCGTCTGGCAGTTCGAGGTCGATGAGGTAGTCGGCGACGATGTCGTTGACGCAGGCGTTGTCGCCGATGAGGGCCACACCGTGCCGTTCACCCTCGACGGTGAGCAAGGTGCCGCCAAGCGTTTCGGCAAGGCTGATGCCGCCCG encodes the following:
- a CDS encoding CPBP family intramembrane glutamic endopeptidase, with the protein product MVKHKDSRLRLFGLLWLAGMAGVISLVLVPLPLLPEGAPPVAVVRLLVLVQPTVLLSVAVLIGVLLTHRLGLRAPGAEALAAGRSWRQAMVPQLLPGVVGGLISGALLTAIALLSRPLLPPAYGAAEPTPLLVRFLYGGITEEILIRWGLMTLLLWLGWRFGQQRQGKPQTQWVVVAIVVSSLGFAVAHLPAAIALGLPLTPALVGFLLIQNALFAVVAGYLFWRYGLESAMIAHLTVHAVLALIG
- a CDS encoding alpha/beta hydrolase, with the translated sequence MHARLRANGSREEENPATPHSGGISLAETLGGTLLTVEGERHGVALIGDNACVNDIVADYLIDLELPDEGATCTL